A window of the Cynocephalus volans isolate mCynVol1 chromosome 10, mCynVol1.pri, whole genome shotgun sequence genome harbors these coding sequences:
- the RAB34 gene encoding ras-related protein Rab-34 isoform X3, with product MNILAPVRRDRVLAELPQCLRKEAALHMHKDFHPRVTCACQEHRTGTVGRFKISKVIVVGDLSVGKTCLINRFCKDTFDKNYKATIGVDFEMERFEVLGIPFSLQLWDTAGQERFKCIASTYYRGAQAIIIVFNLNDVASLEHTKQWLADALKENDPSNVLLFLVGSKKDLSTPAQYALMEKDALKVAQEIKTIQRLPSPGALGHLHSPRARPLDICTDCFSRPKSCPLVAVSPEG from the exons ATGAACATTCTGGCGCCCGTGCGGAGGGACCGCGTTCTGGCAGAGCTGCCCCAG tgcCTGAGGAAGGAGGCCGCTTTGCACATGCACAAAGACTTCCACCCCCGCGTCACCTGCGCCTGCCAGGAGCACCGGACAGGCACCGTGGG CAGATTTAAGATCTCCAAGGTCATTGTGGTGGGGGACCTGTCAGTGGGGAAGACTTGCCTCATTAATAG GTTCTGCAAAGACACCTTTGATAAGAATTACAAGGCCACCATTGGAGTGGACTTTGAGATGGAACGATTTGAGGTGTTGGGCATCCCCTTCAGTCTGCAGCT TTGGGATACGGCTGGACAGGAGAGGTTCAAATGCATTGCATCAACCTACTACCGAGGAGCTCAGG CCATCATCATTGTCTTCAACCTGAATGATGTGGCGTCCTTGGAACATACCAA GCAGTGGCTAGCTGATGCGCTCAAGGAGAATGACCCTTCCAATGTGCTTCTCTTCCTCGTGGGTTCCAAGAAGGACCTGAGT ACTCCTGCTCAATATGCGCTAATGGAGAAAGACGCACTCAAGGTAGCCCAAGAGATTAAG ACTATCCAGAGACTGCCCAGCCCTGGGGCACTGGGTCACCTTCACTCTCCCAGAGCTCGACCCCTGGACATTTGCACTGACTGTTTTTCCAGACCAAAGAGCTGCCCCTTAGTGGCAGTATCCCCAGAGGGGTAG
- the RPL23A gene encoding large ribosomal subunit protein uL23, with protein MAPKAKKEAPAPAKAEAKAKALKAKKAVLKGVQSHKKKKIRTSPTFRRPKTLRLRRQPKYPRKSAPRRNKLDHYAIIKFPLTTESAMKKIEDNNTLVFIVDVKANKHQIKQAVKKLYDIDVAKVNTLIRPDGEKKAYVRLAPDYDALDVANKIGII; from the exons ATGGCGCCGAAGGCGAAGAAGGAAG ctcctgcccctgccaAAGCCGAAGCGAAAGCAAAGGCTTTGAAGGCCAAGAAGGCAGTGCTGAAAGGTGTCCAAAGCCACAAAAAGAAGAAGATTCGCACATCACCCACCTTCCGGCGGCCCAAGACACTGCGGCTCCGGAGGCAACCCAAATATCCTCGGAAGAGCGCCCCCAGGAGAAACAA GCTTGACCACTATGCCATCATCAAGTTCCCCCTAACCACTGAGTCTGCcatgaagaaaatagaagacaACAACACACTTGTGTTCATTGTGGATGTCAAGGCCAATAAGCACCAGATCAAACAGGCTGTGAAGAAGCTCTATGACATTGATGTGGCCAAGGTCAACACCCTGATCAG GCCTGATGGAGAGAAGAAGGCATATGTTCGACTGGCTCCTGATTATGATGCTCTGGATGTTGCCAACAAA attgggATCATCTAA
- the PROCA1 gene encoding protein PROCA1 → MWVRTTLTRKRWTEEKTECGEDWRESERLDISRLPSWERGQPLAGVASSTDVSTYSSEGECKETDSCCWKHKQCTGHIIYPFTPDYGHSVHLHSASHCDCDSRLKNCSEKTNSSSSRDMGPTCSRDVGPTCFNIIQSPCLELIPEEACMERIWYGWCKRYRPISVAVIHHPLHHKCGADDPNEEEEEEEEEEEESKPPIPTQVGPTTTPHTEPANSMVNSVPDSAAPITIWRSESPMGKNQVSKVIKKVKKTKEKEKDKEEEMDEKAKLKKKVKKGKLTKKKSPVKPVSSPPNLSRSASPREMARMSESSPESREELESEDSYNDQRQEEPSSEDIMETSLSRKRENNVQAKKTGVKTSQAKKVNKRKSPPVSNPNLS, encoded by the exons ATGTGGGTCAGGACGACACTAACGAGGAAAAGATGGACTGAGGAAAAGACTGAGTGCGGGGAGGACTGGCGTGAGAGCGAGCGCCTCG ATATAAGCAGGTTACCCAGCTGGGAGAGAGGACAACCGCTGGCTGGTGTGGCATCCAGCACTGATGTGTCTACCTACTCCTCTGAAG GTGAATGCAAGGAGACTGACAGCTGCTGCTGGAAACACAAGCAGTGCACTGGGCACATCATCTACCCCTTCACCCCTGACTATGGCCACAGCGTGCACCTACACTCTGCCAGCCACTGTGACTGTGATTCTAG GCTGAAGAACTGCTCAGAGAAGACAAATAGCAGCAGCTCCCGAGACATGGGCCCAACCTGCTCCCGAGATGTGGGCCCAACCTGCTTCAACATCATACAGTCCCCTTGCCTTGAGCTCATCCCAGAGGAAGCGTGCATGGAGAGGATCTGGTATGGCTG gTGCAAAAGATACAGGCCTATCTCCGTGGCAGTGATCCACCATCCCCTCCACCACAAGTGTGGGGCAGATGACCcaaatgaagaggaggaggaggaggaggaggaggaggaagaaagcaaGCCTCCTATCCCCACCCAGGTGGGGCCCACCACCACACCACACACTGAGCCAGCCAATAGCATGGTCAACAGTGTCCCTGACTCAGCAGCTCCCATCACCATTTGGCGCTCTGAGAGCCCCATGGGTAAGAACCAGGTCAGCAAGGTGATCAAGAAGGTaaagaagacaaaggaaaaagagaaagacaaggaGGAGGAGATGGATGAGAAGGCAAAGCTgaagaaaaaagtcaagaaaggcAAGTTGACTAAGAAGAAAAGTCCAGTTAAACCGGTGTCTTCACCGCCAAACTTGAGCCGATCAGCAAGTCCAAGAGAGATGGCCAGGATGTCAGAGTCCAGCCCAGAAAGCCGGGAAGAGCTGGAGAGTGAGGACAGTTACAATGACCAGCGGCAGGAGGAACCCTCCAGTGAGGATATTATGGAAACTTCACTGtccaggaagagagagaacaaTGTCCAGGCCAAGAAGACTGGGGTGAAGACCTCACAAGCCAAAAAGGTGAACAAGAGAAAATCTCCCCCAGTATCAAACCCCAATCTCAGCTGA
- the RAB34 gene encoding ras-related protein Rab-34 isoform X2, producing the protein MNILAPVRRDRVLAELPQCLRKEAALHMHKDFHPRVTCACQEHRTGTVGFKISKVIVVGDLSVGKTCLINRFCKDTFDKNYKATIGVDFEMERFEVLGIPFSLQLWDTAGQERFKCIASTYYRGAQAIIIVFNLNDVASLEHTKQWLADALKENDPSNVLLFLVGSKKDLSTPAQYALMEKDALKVAQEIKAEYWAVSSLTGENVREFFFRVAALTFEANVLAELEKSGARRIGDVVRINSDDGNLYLTASKKKPTCCP; encoded by the exons ATGAACATTCTGGCGCCCGTGCGGAGGGACCGCGTTCTGGCAGAGCTGCCCCAG tgcCTGAGGAAGGAGGCCGCTTTGCACATGCACAAAGACTTCCACCCCCGCGTCACCTGCGCCTGCCAGGAGCACCGGACAGGCACCGTGGG ATTTAAGATCTCCAAGGTCATTGTGGTGGGGGACCTGTCAGTGGGGAAGACTTGCCTCATTAATAG GTTCTGCAAAGACACCTTTGATAAGAATTACAAGGCCACCATTGGAGTGGACTTTGAGATGGAACGATTTGAGGTGTTGGGCATCCCCTTCAGTCTGCAGCT TTGGGATACGGCTGGACAGGAGAGGTTCAAATGCATTGCATCAACCTACTACCGAGGAGCTCAGG CCATCATCATTGTCTTCAACCTGAATGATGTGGCGTCCTTGGAACATACCAA GCAGTGGCTAGCTGATGCGCTCAAGGAGAATGACCCTTCCAATGTGCTTCTCTTCCTCGTGGGTTCCAAGAAGGACCTGAGT ACTCCTGCTCAATATGCGCTAATGGAGAAAGACGCACTCAAGGTAGCCCAAGAGATTAAGGCTGAGTACTGGGCAGTCTCATCTCTCACTG GTGAGAACGTCCGGGAATTCTTCTTCCGTGTGGCGGCACTGACCTTTGAGGCCAACGTGCTGGCTGAGCTGGAGAAATCGGGGGCCCGGCGCATTGGCGATGTTGTCC GCATCAACAGTGATGACGGCAATCTCTACCTAACTGCTAGCAAGAAGAAACCCACATGTTGCCCATGA
- the TLCD1 gene encoding TLC domain-containing protein 1, with amino-acid sequence MPPLLHPALPLLLGATLTFRALRRALCRLPLPAHVSADPLRTWRWHNLLVSFAHSIVSGIWALLCVWQTPEMLLEIETAWSLSGYLLVCFSAGYFIHDTVDIVVSYQARASWEYLVHHVMAMGAFFSGIFWSSFVGGGVLTLLVEVSNIFLTIRMMMKINNAQDHLLYRVNKYVNLVMYFLFRLAPQAYLTHFFLRYAGQRTLGTFLLGILLMLDIMILIYFSRLLRSDFCPERVPSQQLKNKFLTE; translated from the exons ATGCCCCCACTGCTGCACCCCGCCCTGCCGCTGCTCCTGGGCGCCACGCTGACCTTCCGGGCGCTCCGGCGCGCGCTCTGTCGCCTGCCACTGCCCGCGCACGTGAGCGCCGACCCCCTGCGCACCTGGCGCTGGCACAACCTGCTCGTTTCCTTCGCCCACTCCATTGTGTCAGGGATCTGGGCGCTGCTGTG TGTATGGCAGACCCCCGAAATGCTGCTGGAGATTGAAACGGCATGGTCGCTTTCTGGCTATTTGCTCGTTTGTTTCTCAGCAG GGTATTTCATCCACGACACGGTGGACATCGTGGTTAGTTATCAGGCACGAGCTTCTTGGGAATACCTTGTCCATCATGTCATG GCCATGGGTGCCTTCTTCTCAGGCATATTTTGGAGCAGCTTTGTTGGTGGGGGTGTCCTAACACTACTGGTGGAGGTCAGCAATATCTTCCTCACCATACGCATGATGATGAAGATCAACAATGCCCAGGACCACCTCCTCTACCGGGTCAACAAGTATGTCAACTTGGTCATGTACTTTCTCTTCCGCCTGGCCCCCCAGGCCTACCTCACCCATTTCTTCTTACGTTATGCTGGCCAGAGGACCCTGGGCACCTTTCTGCTGGGTATCCTGCTCATGCTGGACATCATGATCCTTATCTACTTTTCTCGCCTCCTGCGCTCTGACTTCTGCCCTGAGCGTGTCCCCAGCCAGCAACTCAAAAACAAATTCTTGACTGAGTGA
- the RAB34 gene encoding ras-related protein Rab-34 isoform X1: MNILAPVRRDRVLAELPQCLRKEAALHMHKDFHPRVTCACQEHRTGTVGRFKISKVIVVGDLSVGKTCLINRFCKDTFDKNYKATIGVDFEMERFEVLGIPFSLQLWDTAGQERFKCIASTYYRGAQAIIIVFNLNDVASLEHTKQWLADALKENDPSNVLLFLVGSKKDLSTPAQYALMEKDALKVAQEIKAEYWAVSSLTGENVREFFFRVAALTFEANVLAELEKSGARRIGDVVRINSDDGNLYLTASKKKPTCCP, translated from the exons ATGAACATTCTGGCGCCCGTGCGGAGGGACCGCGTTCTGGCAGAGCTGCCCCAG tgcCTGAGGAAGGAGGCCGCTTTGCACATGCACAAAGACTTCCACCCCCGCGTCACCTGCGCCTGCCAGGAGCACCGGACAGGCACCGTGGG CAGATTTAAGATCTCCAAGGTCATTGTGGTGGGGGACCTGTCAGTGGGGAAGACTTGCCTCATTAATAG GTTCTGCAAAGACACCTTTGATAAGAATTACAAGGCCACCATTGGAGTGGACTTTGAGATGGAACGATTTGAGGTGTTGGGCATCCCCTTCAGTCTGCAGCT TTGGGATACGGCTGGACAGGAGAGGTTCAAATGCATTGCATCAACCTACTACCGAGGAGCTCAGG CCATCATCATTGTCTTCAACCTGAATGATGTGGCGTCCTTGGAACATACCAA GCAGTGGCTAGCTGATGCGCTCAAGGAGAATGACCCTTCCAATGTGCTTCTCTTCCTCGTGGGTTCCAAGAAGGACCTGAGT ACTCCTGCTCAATATGCGCTAATGGAGAAAGACGCACTCAAGGTAGCCCAAGAGATTAAGGCTGAGTACTGGGCAGTCTCATCTCTCACTG GTGAGAACGTCCGGGAATTCTTCTTCCGTGTGGCGGCACTGACCTTTGAGGCCAACGTGCTGGCTGAGCTGGAGAAATCGGGGGCCCGGCGCATTGGCGATGTTGTCC GCATCAACAGTGATGACGGCAATCTCTACCTAACTGCTAGCAAGAAGAAACCCACATGTTGCCCATGA